The genomic region CCACCGACACTGCCCGCGACCTGGCCACGTCTTCTTCGACGACGAAGACCCCCCAGCTTTCGCCTATTCTGAACAAGGCGCTGGACGGAATCTTGAGCACGTCCTCATTCTCCCAGACGACGATCCGTCCCGTGACGCGATAACCATCGCCCAGTTCCGCCGGCGTCTCGTCCAGGTCCACGATGACGTTGACCCGCTGTTCGTCCACACCCAGCGCGGATACGCGCGTGAACGCGGCCGGCTCGACGCGGCTTACCTTGCCGGACAGCGGATCGGGTCCGCCCCACTCTTCGATCCACACCGTTTGACCGACGTCGACCTTCACGGCATCGGTGGACAGCACGTCGATCGTTACCTCCATGTCTCCCGGATCACCCACTTCCATCAGGGGCGTGCCCGCGGCGACGACCCGCTCGCTTTCTTCGAACAGGCGCAGCACCCGGCCGCCTACCGGCGCCGCGACGGAGAGCACGGCCCTGGCATCGCCGCGCTCCTCCCTGAGGGCCAGGAGCGCCGCCTGGGCGACCTCGTGCTCGGAGACGGCCGCCCGGTGGCGGAAGAGGGAGGATTCCAGGGTCCGTTCGGCGACGGTTGCCGCGTGCACGGCGCGCTCCAGGCGCTCCCGCGAAATGCTGCCGCTCGAGGCGAGTTGTTCCGCCCTGTCCCGGCCGCGGGCCGCTTCTTCCTGTTCTACCCGTGCGCGGGCGACGTTCGCCTCGGCCTCGCGGACCAGTGCTTCAGCCGTCTCGATCCGGGCGAGGGCCTCCGCGGACTCGCGGGAACCGAGGGGCGAAGGCGTGATGCGCGCCAGTTCATCGCCCTGTCCGACCCGGTCCCCTTCATTCAACGCCGGGCGCGCCAGCCGGCCGGACGCCGGGGCCGTAATCAGGTAACGCTGCCTTACGCGGGTCCTGCCTTCCTCGCTGATCGTCACCCGCAGGGGACCTATTTCTGCGGTGGCCGCGTCGACCAGGACCGGCGCCGGCATGAAGGCGCGGACGAGGAGGACCAGGACGGCGACGAGGACCACGCCGGAGATAATGTGCTTGCGACGTATTTTCATGACGGTCTCACGGTTATTCCTGGGTCTTGAGCACGCCGACCAGATCCAGGTAGCGCAGTTTCCGGTGGACGAGGTACGCGGACGCCACGGCCGCCGCGGTTACGACCAGGAATGCGAACGCGTAGGTCTTTCCGGTGATGACCAGCGGCATCCGGAAGAGTTCCTGGGCGGTGGCGTCCACGGCAAGATAACATAATGCCCATCCGATCAGAAATCCAATGGGTATCGATAAAAGGGTGATGATGGCCTGCTCGCCCAGGAGGACGACCGAGATCTCCCGCTCGGTGAACCCGAGCACCCGCAGGCTGGCCATTTCGCGGTTTCGTTCCGCCAGGGCGATGCGGGCGCCGTTGTAAACCATGCCACAGGCGATGACGCACGCGAAGATGGTCAGCGTGAACGTGGTGGCGTTCGTGCTTTCGGCGATGGTATCTTCAAAGCCCTTGATCACGGCCTCGCGGACGGCAACGCCCGCCACGGCCGGCGTCTCTTTCAACGTGCTGTACAACTCGGCCGCCCGAAGCGGGTCCACGGAGAGATACGCGCCGGAGATCGTCCGGCCCTCGCCCAGGAACCGGTTCAGTGCGCGGCTATCCATGTACGCGGTGGTGCCGATCAACTCGTCTACGATCAGGGCTACCGGCAGCCTGCCCTTCATGCGCGATCCTTCCTGGACTTCGACGGTGAGCACATCGTCCTCCCGAACCGACAGGAGATCCGCCAGTGTCTTGTTCAGCACGATGCCCTCCGGCGGCAGGGATTGTACCCGGCCTTCCCGGTCGATCAGCTGCCGCAGCTCTCCGGCAGGATCGAGTCCCGTAATGGCGGTCTGCTTCGCAACATGACCGGCGCGAAGCTCGACGGGCACGGCGCGGTACGGCTCGGAGCGGACGACACCGGGCAGATGGGCCAGCTCGTACCGGGCGCGCGCGGGACGGGGACCCGCGAAGACGACCGCCGCGTCATCGCGCTGTACCGTACGGAACTGGTAGTCGATCATGTATTCGATGGAGTCGAAGGTAAAACGTCCCATGACCAGGATCGCCACCGACATGGCGATGCCGAAGGCGGACAGCATCGTTCGGGCCGGCCTCCGTTCCATGTTGCGGAAGATCATCCGCCAGACCGGCGAGAGCATCCGGTGCACGCCCATGCGTTCCATCGCGAGCGGTCTGAAGTGGGGTGGAGATTCCGGCCGCATCGCTTCCGCGGGAGGCAGGGCCATGGCTGCGCGAAGGGCGTGCAGGGTACCCAGCAATGCGGCGGAAACGCTGATCACCGCGGACAGGGTGATGACGTCGACGTGCAACTCGTAGACCAGATCGGGGAAACGGTAGTAGGCCTGGTACATGCCGGTGAGCGGCCGGCCGATCCAGAATCCGCCCACGATGCCGAGGAGGGTCCCGCCGGATACGGCCAGGAAGGCGAATTTCAGATAGTGCCATCCGATCGACAGGTTACGGTAGCCGAAGGCCTTCATGATGGCGATCTGGTCCCGCTGGGCCCGCACCATGCGGG from Gemmatimonadota bacterium harbors:
- a CDS encoding efflux RND transporter periplasmic adaptor subunit: MKIRRKHIISGVVLVAVLVLLVRAFMPAPVLVDAATAEIGPLRVTISEEGRTRVRQRYLITAPASGRLARPALNEGDRVGQGDELARITPSPLGSRESAEALARIETAEALVREAEANVARARVEQEEAARGRDRAEQLASSGSISRERLERAVHAATVAERTLESSLFRHRAAVSEHEVAQAALLALREERGDARAVLSVAAPVGGRVLRLFEESERVVAAGTPLMEVGDPGDMEVTIDVLSTDAVKVDVGQTVWIEEWGGPDPLSGKVSRVEPAAFTRVSALGVDEQRVNVIVDLDETPAELGDGYRVTGRIVVWENEDVLKIPSSALFRIGESWGVFVVEEDVARSRAVSVGQRNGIEAEILEGLAAGDPVILHPNPRIADGVGVETRTD
- a CDS encoding FtsX-like permease family protein, whose protein sequence is MSILNRKVFRELARMRGQVIAITLVMACGIMVYVSSRHTYIALLESQESYYTSYRFADVFAGIKRAPAPVEERIARIPGVSGVRTRIVMDVNLDVPGLEEPATGRLVSIPEIRRPVLNDLAIQQGRYPAIGRPEEVIISEAFALANGLVPDDWIGAVINGRRKALRVVGIGLSPEYVYEVQGSGSIFPDNLRFGVIWMSRDALGAAFDMEGGFNDLSVALSPEARERDVIDRMDLILEPYGSAGAYGRDSQISHKFLSDEILGLSVSSNVTPAIFLGIAAILLHIVFSRMVRAQRDQIAIMKAFGYRNLSIGWHYLKFAFLAVSGGTLLGIVGGFWIGRPLTGMYQAYYRFPDLVYELHVDVITLSAVISVSAALLGTLHALRAAMALPPAEAMRPESPPHFRPLAMERMGVHRMLSPVWRMIFRNMERRPARTMLSAFGIAMSVAILVMGRFTFDSIEYMIDYQFRTVQRDDAAVVFAGPRPARARYELAHLPGVVRSEPYRAVPVELRAGHVAKQTAITGLDPAGELRQLIDREGRVQSLPPEGIVLNKTLADLLSVREDDVLTVEVQEGSRMKGRLPVALIVDELIGTTAYMDSRALNRFLGEGRTISGAYLSVDPLRAAELYSTLKETPAVAGVAVREAVIKGFEDTIAESTNATTFTLTIFACVIACGMVYNGARIALAERNREMASLRVLGFTEREISVVLLGEQAIITLLSIPIGFLIGWALCYLAVDATAQELFRMPLVITGKTYAFAFLVVTAAAVASAYLVHRKLRYLDLVGVLKTQE